The segment TATATTCCTACTGATTTGTACTACCTGCTGTGAAAGAACCAATAGATCATACGACCACTCAAGCTCCCCTTCCCCCTCCAGAAAAGCCCTCCTTCAAAGAAGCGCTCCTGTTTTGGCTCAAGCTGGGGTTTATCAGTTTTGGCGGACCCGCCGGGCAAATTGCCATCATGCACCAGTTTGTGGTGGAGCAGAAGCGGTGGGTTTCTGATTCCCGGTTTTTGCACGCGCTCAACTATTGCATGCTGCTGCCCGGCCCCGAGGCCCAGCAGTTAGCGACGTACCTGGGCTGGCTCATGCACGGGGTACGGGGTGGATTGGTAGCCGGAATTCTGTTCGTGCTTCCTTCAGTGTTTATTCTCTTTGGCCTGAGTGCCGCTTATGTTTCTTTCGGAACAATCCCGTGGGTGTCGGCGCTGTTCTACGGACTAAAGCCAGCGGTGGTAGCTATTGTGATTCTGGCTCTCATTAAGATTGCTGGAAAGTCACTGAAAAGCTGGTTTCATTATGCCATAGCAGCCATCAGCTTTGTGTGCATCTTCTTTCTGCACGTGCCGTTCCCCTATATCATTCTGGGAGCCATTGCCATCGCGTTTGCGCTACAGAAACTGAATCCTTCCTTCTTAGCAGAGAAACCTGCTACGGCCAAAACCCAAAGCAATGAGGAAGGTTACTACCTGAACGCGAACAGTGCAGTAGCTGGGGCAGGTGCCAATCTGAAACAAAGTGTAATCCGATTGGTAGTGACGGTGGTTTTGTGGGCGGTGCCGCTGGTTCTGTTTTACGTGCTTACCAGCAATTTTCCTTTCTGGAATACCCTTATTCTCTTCTTCACTAAAGCTGCGTTGATCACCTTTGGAGGTGCCTACGCGGTACTGCCGTACGTGGCCCAGGTAACGGTAGAGAACTTAGGTTGGCTCACCAAATATGAAATGATAGACGGATTGGCTTTGGGCGAAACCACGCCGGGTCCGCTCATAATGGTGTTGGCGTTTGTGGGGTTTATGGCCGGGTATAACCAATATGCTGGTTCTTTGGCCATGGGCGCCCTGGGGCTCTTCACCACTACGTTTTATACCTTCCTGCCTTGCTTCCTGTTTATTCTGGCGGGTGCCCCGCTCATAGAGCGCACGAGAGGAAATGCCGCCGTCAAATCAGTGTTGGGCGTAGTCACGGCGGCAGTGGTAGGCGTGGTCCTTAACCTGACAGTCTACTTCGGCCAAGCCGTTTTATTCCCCAAGGAACTCTCTTTGGCAGGGCTGGATTACTTCGCCCTGGCCTGGACCGTGATTTCTTTTGTTGCCATGTACCGCTTCAAGATCGGCATGATCACCTGGATCATCATCAGCGCTCTGGCAGGATTAGGATACTATTTAGTAACTGGACTGTCCTGACATAAAAAATGCGCAGGGGCTACTTGCGCATTTTAAAGTTATTTTTTCAAAGGAGCACCTACTGGAATACTGCAATCGTGGCCCGGCTGCCCATGGGGTGGATTCAAGCCTTTCGCAGTGGAAATAGGTGGTCCGGTTGGAAGCACGGGTGCTGGTGGTAAGCCCACCGGAGCAGGACCAGTCACGGAGGCTGGTCTGGCAGGTGAACTCAAAGGTGCTCCTACCTGAATATCACAGCGGTGGCCGGGTTGACCGTGAGCCGGATTTAAACCTGCGGCAACAGCCGGTTGAGTAGAAACTTGCACAGGCTGCCCAACGGTTGCAGCAGGAGATGGTGTGGTTACTGCGGGGGAACCTACGGGCAAACCAGTATTCTGCTGTTGGTTTGTTTGCGTGGCTGCGGTGTCGCTGCTTTTAGAGCAACTTGCAAAGCAAAAAAGGGAGGCTGCCAGAGCTATTTGAATTGTATTCTTCATAAGAAAATTAAAAGCATAAAAGACGCCCGCTTGATTGGAGCGAACGAT is part of the Rufibacter tibetensis genome and harbors:
- the chrA gene encoding chromate efflux transporter, producing the protein MKEPIDHTTTQAPLPPPEKPSFKEALLFWLKLGFISFGGPAGQIAIMHQFVVEQKRWVSDSRFLHALNYCMLLPGPEAQQLATYLGWLMHGVRGGLVAGILFVLPSVFILFGLSAAYVSFGTIPWVSALFYGLKPAVVAIVILALIKIAGKSLKSWFHYAIAAISFVCIFFLHVPFPYIILGAIAIAFALQKLNPSFLAEKPATAKTQSNEEGYYLNANSAVAGAGANLKQSVIRLVVTVVLWAVPLVLFYVLTSNFPFWNTLILFFTKAALITFGGAYAVLPYVAQVTVENLGWLTKYEMIDGLALGETTPGPLIMVLAFVGFMAGYNQYAGSLAMGALGLFTTTFYTFLPCFLFILAGAPLIERTRGNAAVKSVLGVVTAAVVGVVLNLTVYFGQAVLFPKELSLAGLDYFALAWTVISFVAMYRFKIGMITWIIISALAGLGYYLVTGLS